From the genome of Thermogutta terrifontis, one region includes:
- a CDS encoding DUF2760 domain-containing protein has translation MVIWDAIRIFFATLFDRETARRVREVLEKRRIGERPSEAQPAEAVLPKPAVQPLKPAPGKAAKSEALILLETLQREARFVDFIKEDLSGYSDAQIGAAVRDIHRDCAAVLERLFAIRPAIDVPEGAEYVIPESFDSGRIRLVGNVHGGPPYRGRVTHHGWEATECRLPVWTGTEASARIIAPAEVEVGGP, from the coding sequence ATGGTGATATGGGATGCAATTCGGATCTTTTTTGCGACGCTGTTTGACAGGGAAACGGCTCGCCGGGTGCGAGAAGTCCTGGAAAAGCGTCGCATCGGTGAGAGGCCGAGCGAGGCTCAGCCGGCAGAGGCAGTTCTTCCCAAACCCGCGGTCCAGCCGCTGAAGCCAGCTCCAGGGAAGGCGGCGAAGAGCGAGGCATTGATCCTTTTGGAAACGCTTCAGCGTGAGGCGCGATTTGTAGACTTCATTAAAGAGGACCTTAGCGGATACAGCGACGCTCAAATCGGCGCAGCAGTTCGCGATATTCACCGAGACTGTGCCGCCGTGTTGGAAAGACTTTTCGCTATCCGACCCGCTATCGATGTGCCGGAAGGGGCAGAGTACGTAATCCCCGAAAGTTTCGACTCCGGGCGGATTCGCCTGGTGGGAAACGTGCACGGTGGTCCACCATATCGAGGGCGGGTCACACATCACGGTTGGGAGGCCACAGAGTGCCGTCTTCCGGTCTGGACAGGCACGGAAGCCTCGGCGAGGATTATCGCTCCGGCGGAAGTGGAAGTCGGTGGGCCGTAG
- the leuD gene encoding 3-isopropylmalate dehydratase small subunit: MQPFVRHTGLVVPLDRSDVDTDQIIPKQFLKRIERTGFGQFLFYDWRYLEDGTPNPEFILNRPEYQGATILLTRRNFGCGSSREHAPWALVDYGFRAIIAPSFADIFYNNSLKNGLLPVRLDESLVDELFRRCVSTPGYRLTVDLEQCVVTDDKGFHATFEIDPFRRRCLLEGLDDIALTLQHEDKITAYEKAHGIV, encoded by the coding sequence ATGCAGCCGTTCGTGCGACATACGGGATTGGTAGTGCCCCTCGATCGTTCGGATGTTGACACCGATCAGATCATTCCGAAGCAATTTCTCAAGCGAATCGAACGGACCGGTTTCGGCCAGTTTCTGTTTTATGACTGGCGGTACCTGGAAGACGGAACTCCCAATCCCGAATTTATTCTAAACAGACCCGAATATCAGGGGGCCACGATTCTCCTGACGCGTCGCAATTTCGGTTGCGGGTCGAGCCGCGAGCACGCCCCGTGGGCCCTCGTCGACTATGGGTTCCGGGCGATCATTGCTCCGAGCTTTGCAGACATTTTTTACAATAACAGCCTCAAGAATGGCCTTTTACCGGTCCGTCTGGATGAGTCTCTGGTGGACGAACTGTTCCGAAGATGCGTCAGCACGCCGGGCTATCGCCTCACTGTGGACCTGGAGCAATGTGTGGTCACGGACGACAAGGGCTTTCACGCCACCTTTGAAATCGATCCATTTCGGCGGAGATGTCTTCTCGAAGGGCTGGACGACATCGCCTTGACCCTTCAGCACGAGGACAAAATCACAGCTTATGAGAAAGCCCATGGAATCGTTTGA
- the leuC gene encoding 3-isopropylmalate dehydratase large subunit, producing MTATANGPRTLFEKIWDDHVVYTDEGGQSLLYIDLHLVHEVTSPQAFEGLRLAGRRVRRPERTVATVDHNVPTTDRSLPIADPISRQQIETLRKNCREFGIRLYDIDSVEQGIVHVIGPELGLTQPGMTIVCGDSHTATHGAFGALAFGIGTSEVEHVLATQTLLQRKPKTFEVRVEGQLPRGVTAKDLILYLIGKLTTRGGVGYCIEYTGEVIRRLSMEERMTVCNMTIEAGARSGLIAPDETTFAYLRGRPFAPKGEAFEQAVARWRTLRTDPGAQYDRVEVFFADQIEPQVTWGTNPAQVVPVTARVPDPRDFQDPVERKAAEDALRYMGLEPGTPMTEIRIDKVFIGSCTNGRLEDLRAAAAVAKGYRVANHVQALVVPGSGLVKKQAEAEGLDKIFKDAGFEWREPGCSMCLAMNPDRLEPGERCASTSNRNFEGRQGRGGRTHLVSPAMAAAAAIAGRFVDIRNWDYR from the coding sequence ATGACCGCGACAGCTAACGGACCCCGGACGCTTTTCGAAAAGATATGGGATGATCATGTAGTCTACACCGATGAGGGGGGACAGAGCCTTCTCTATATCGATCTTCATTTGGTCCATGAGGTGACCAGTCCTCAGGCATTTGAGGGATTGCGATTGGCTGGGCGGCGGGTCCGCAGGCCCGAGCGGACGGTTGCCACTGTGGATCACAATGTCCCCACCACGGATCGCTCGCTTCCGATCGCAGATCCGATTTCACGCCAGCAGATTGAGACGCTTCGCAAGAACTGTCGGGAGTTCGGCATCCGGCTGTACGATATTGACAGCGTCGAGCAGGGGATCGTGCATGTCATCGGCCCCGAGCTCGGCCTGACCCAGCCAGGGATGACCATCGTCTGCGGGGATAGCCATACTGCCACCCATGGGGCTTTTGGGGCCCTGGCGTTCGGAATCGGAACCAGTGAGGTCGAGCACGTTCTGGCAACCCAGACATTGCTTCAGAGGAAGCCCAAGACTTTCGAGGTCCGGGTAGAGGGCCAGCTGCCGCGCGGTGTCACGGCAAAAGACCTGATCCTCTATCTCATCGGGAAACTCACCACACGGGGGGGTGTGGGATACTGTATTGAATACACCGGAGAGGTCATCCGCCGACTGAGCATGGAAGAGCGGATGACGGTGTGCAACATGACGATCGAAGCCGGCGCACGGTCAGGGCTGATCGCGCCGGACGAGACAACGTTCGCTTATCTCCGCGGGCGACCTTTTGCGCCCAAGGGAGAGGCTTTCGAGCAGGCGGTCGCACGCTGGCGGACGCTACGCACTGACCCGGGGGCGCAATACGATCGCGTGGAAGTATTTTTTGCCGACCAGATTGAGCCTCAAGTGACCTGGGGAACTAACCCAGCCCAGGTGGTTCCTGTGACGGCGAGGGTTCCTGATCCCCGAGATTTTCAGGATCCTGTGGAACGCAAGGCCGCGGAGGATGCTCTCCGGTACATGGGTCTGGAGCCGGGGACGCCGATGACCGAGATTCGCATCGACAAAGTGTTTATTGGCTCCTGCACGAATGGACGGCTGGAAGACCTGAGGGCGGCAGCGGCAGTGGCGAAAGGATATCGGGTTGCCAACCATGTGCAGGCGCTGGTGGTGCCGGGCAGTGGATTGGTCAAGAAACAGGCGGAGGCGGAAGGTCTGGACAAAATATTCAAGGACGCTGGTTTTGAATGGCGGGAACCGGGATGCAGTATGTGCCTGGCGATGAACCCTGATCGATTAGAACCCGGCGAGCGGTGCGCATCGACGAGCAATCGCAACTTCGAAGGGCGGCAGGGGCGAGGGGGAAGAACGCATTTGGTTTCTCCCGCCATGGCGGCTGCGGCAGCGATTGCCGGGCGTTTCGTCGATATCAGGAATTGGGACTACCGCTGA
- a CDS encoding alginate export family protein, which produces MLPRATRWTTGFFNAESYPVVRNPFHVSMFLVAVNGLTVIALSGEPILVFPEQPGADISTLLAPDRDVVPVGKPELAPTAFEDEHDTATARSQEPTSRSDQDNQAKTSPVKESATNPTSEPRPTSVVAPKPPNPYKGVFYENDFSYLDKPNNPYFYLGDALKRNRLGDWGILDIGGEYRLRQHNEHMLNRDNNFLLQRTRIYGDLHVGERLRAYAEAIDATSAWEDLPPRPTEENRFDALNLFADAKMIDADSGDLWFRGGRQELLYGNQRLISPLDWSNTRRTFDGVKLFWRGERWNIDGFWTRPVPFSQHVNNDHNFDHPDLDQEFYGLYMTRKASCGQTLDLYYLGYAKYNDPRPFKTHTFGSRWEGKLDLWLWEIEGAYQFGEYGPADHSAGFYTLGLGRKLARLGWEPTLWFYYDWASGDEDPTDGRHETFNQLFPLGHKYFGWMDLVGRQNIEDWNLLLTMKPHPAWEIAFWWHTFRLQEARDALYDAAGNAIRQDPTGAAGRDVGSEADVTVRWTFHPRADVLFGYSHLFPGRFLKVTPGGGDQSDFYYTQLSVRF; this is translated from the coding sequence ATGCTTCCCCGCGCGACGCGATGGACGACTGGTTTCTTCAACGCGGAGTCTTACCCCGTGGTACGAAATCCGTTTCACGTCTCGATGTTCCTGGTCGCCGTCAATGGCCTGACCGTCATAGCCCTCTCGGGGGAACCCATTCTGGTGTTCCCGGAACAGCCCGGGGCGGACATTTCCACATTGCTCGCCCCCGATCGAGATGTGGTGCCGGTCGGCAAGCCGGAATTAGCGCCAACTGCTTTTGAGGATGAGCATGACACCGCTACCGCGCGGAGCCAGGAGCCGACTTCCAGATCAGACCAAGACAATCAGGCAAAAACCTCCCCGGTTAAAGAATCTGCGACCAATCCCACTTCCGAGCCGCGTCCTACCTCCGTCGTTGCTCCCAAACCGCCCAATCCCTACAAAGGCGTGTTCTACGAAAATGACTTTTCTTACCTCGATAAGCCTAATAATCCGTACTTCTACTTGGGTGACGCTCTCAAACGGAATCGTCTGGGAGACTGGGGAATTTTGGACATCGGCGGAGAATACCGCCTGCGACAGCACAACGAGCACATGCTGAACCGCGATAATAACTTCCTCCTTCAGCGAACGCGGATTTATGGCGATCTTCATGTGGGCGAGAGGCTCCGAGCCTACGCGGAGGCCATCGATGCGACCAGCGCCTGGGAGGACCTTCCCCCACGTCCGACTGAAGAAAACCGATTTGATGCCCTCAATTTGTTTGCCGACGCTAAAATGATCGATGCCGACTCGGGGGATCTCTGGTTTCGCGGAGGACGGCAGGAACTGCTCTACGGCAATCAACGGCTCATTTCGCCTCTGGATTGGAGCAACACGCGGCGAACGTTTGACGGTGTCAAACTGTTCTGGCGGGGCGAGCGCTGGAATATCGACGGATTCTGGACCCGACCGGTGCCCTTTTCTCAACACGTCAACAACGACCACAATTTTGACCATCCCGACCTGGACCAGGAGTTTTATGGCCTGTACATGACCCGAAAAGCTAGCTGTGGTCAAACGCTCGACCTTTACTACCTCGGCTATGCCAAATACAACGATCCGCGACCGTTCAAAACCCATACGTTTGGGAGTCGCTGGGAAGGAAAACTCGATCTGTGGTTATGGGAAATCGAAGGTGCCTACCAGTTCGGGGAATATGGCCCCGCGGATCACTCAGCCGGTTTCTACACGCTCGGGCTGGGACGAAAGCTGGCACGACTCGGTTGGGAGCCCACGTTATGGTTTTATTACGACTGGGCTTCAGGCGACGAAGACCCTACCGATGGACGTCACGAAACGTTCAACCAGCTATTTCCCCTCGGCCACAAATACTTTGGCTGGATGGACCTTGTGGGCCGACAGAATATCGAAGATTGGAACCTGCTTTTAACGATGAAGCCCCATCCAGCATGGGAAATCGCATTCTGGTGGCATACGTTTCGGCTTCAAGAAGCCCGCGATGCTCTCTACGATGCAGCCGGCAATGCCATTCGGCAGGACCCCACCGGGGCAGCAGGACGCGATGTGGGCAGTGAGGCCGACGTGACTGTCCGCTGGACTTTTCATCCGCGGGCTGACGTGTTGTTTGGATATTCCCATCTGTTTCCAGGCCGGTTTCTTAAAGTCACACCAGGCGGCGGGGACCAGAGCGATTTCTATTACACGCAGCTCAGTGTGAGGTTCTGA
- the bioB gene encoding biotin synthase BioB: MPFQVPEIFSPQVDNSRRDGQSVISDAQWEANALFRLSDEIIAGRRLTAEEARAILRSPDTAILEILAAAYRVRRHFHGMKMRLNMLINAKSGLCGEDCAYCSQSKVSTASIAKYPLLDEEVILAGAAAAVERKASTYCIAIAGRSPNPRELDRLCRTISQIKERFPLKVCLSPGLLTLAQAEALKKAGLDRVNHNLNTGRRFYREICSTHTYEDRLATLRAARQAGLELCCGGIIGMGESEDDLIDFILALGELRPESVPINFLIPIPGTPLEGRPAPSPVHCLKVLCLIRFATPTSDLRIAAGREVHLGPLQPLGLFVANSIFVGDYLTTKGQPPEEDYRMIAALGFEIEQVVHGESAAVCEDTLPTPAAQ, translated from the coding sequence GTGCCCTTTCAAGTGCCAGAAATTTTTTCACCACAAGTGGATAACAGCCGTCGGGATGGTCAGAGTGTAATCTCCGACGCTCAGTGGGAGGCGAATGCCCTCTTTCGTTTGAGCGATGAGATAATCGCCGGTCGCCGTTTGACGGCGGAGGAAGCGAGGGCGATCTTGCGGTCCCCTGACACGGCCATTCTGGAAATTCTAGCCGCAGCATACCGCGTTCGCCGGCATTTTCATGGGATGAAAATGCGACTCAATATGCTCATCAACGCAAAAAGCGGCCTGTGCGGTGAGGATTGCGCCTACTGCTCGCAATCGAAAGTTTCCACCGCCAGCATCGCGAAGTATCCGCTGCTGGATGAAGAAGTTATTCTGGCGGGGGCGGCGGCTGCCGTGGAGAGAAAGGCCTCCACGTACTGTATCGCGATTGCCGGCCGATCCCCCAATCCTCGCGAGTTGGATCGACTGTGCCGGACGATAAGTCAGATCAAGGAGCGGTTTCCCTTGAAAGTGTGTCTCTCGCCGGGGCTGCTGACACTGGCGCAGGCGGAAGCCCTCAAGAAAGCGGGGCTGGACAGGGTCAATCACAATTTGAACACGGGTCGCCGTTTTTACAGGGAGATCTGTTCCACTCATACGTACGAAGACAGACTGGCCACGCTGAGGGCCGCACGCCAGGCAGGGCTGGAATTGTGCTGTGGCGGGATCATCGGGATGGGCGAAAGTGAGGATGACCTCATCGACTTCATTCTGGCGCTTGGCGAGTTACGCCCGGAATCGGTGCCGATTAATTTTCTGATTCCAATTCCGGGCACTCCGTTGGAAGGCCGTCCGGCACCATCCCCCGTTCATTGCTTGAAAGTTCTCTGTCTCATACGGTTCGCGACGCCGACCTCGGACCTGCGGATTGCCGCGGGGAGAGAGGTCCACCTTGGGCCGCTTCAACCTCTGGGGCTATTCGTCGCAAACTCCATTTTTGTGGGCGATTATCTCACGACAAAGGGTCAACCGCCGGAAGAAGACTACCGAATGATCGCGGCGCTGGGATTCGAGATAGAGCAGGTCGTCCACGGAGAATCGGCGGCGGTCTGCGAGGACACTTTGCCTACTCCGGCGGCGCAGTAG
- a CDS encoding nucleoside hydrolase — MLAGPTTSPGGQREQEASKPPAGERPLLVVATDLYRPHDDPDDHWDLATAYALAQQNLVELLAVLIDYPRPDSLKDPDIEAVAQLNYLTGLLVPVLVGSGRPFKEWRENPSDSRALWGVQALLELMRNAPRPVVISVAGTCRNIAMAAHLDGETFRKKCAGVYVNAGTSRPLTENAPLEWNVTLDLEAYQAMFALPCPVYWMPCFEDVRRFEVSEYATYYRFRQGEVLPELSAGLRNFFAHVFRRELSGQHASLGWLQALLAPEDPELVARMNTMDRNMWCTAGFLHAAGISVDGEGQLQPLQETAHPVFKFEKIRVIDRQSGHIRWVTDEAAADRYIFRVLNKERYGYAMTQALKRLLRTIS; from the coding sequence TTGCTTGCTGGGCCGACAACCAGCCCTGGAGGGCAAAGAGAACAAGAAGCATCCAAACCTCCTGCTGGGGAACGCCCATTACTGGTCGTCGCGACTGACCTGTATCGGCCGCACGATGATCCCGATGATCACTGGGACCTTGCCACGGCATACGCCCTGGCCCAGCAAAACCTGGTCGAACTTCTCGCTGTATTGATCGACTACCCCCGGCCAGACTCGCTTAAGGACCCCGACATAGAGGCGGTGGCCCAATTGAACTACCTCACCGGCCTGCTTGTTCCAGTACTGGTTGGGTCCGGACGTCCCTTCAAGGAATGGCGCGAAAACCCAAGCGACAGCCGGGCGTTATGGGGCGTCCAAGCGCTTCTCGAGCTGATGCGGAATGCTCCACGCCCGGTCGTCATCAGCGTCGCGGGCACCTGTCGCAATATCGCCATGGCGGCCCATCTGGATGGTGAGACTTTTCGCAAAAAATGTGCCGGAGTGTACGTCAACGCGGGTACGAGTCGTCCGCTGACTGAAAATGCTCCCCTGGAGTGGAATGTCACTTTGGACCTCGAGGCCTATCAGGCTATGTTTGCTCTTCCCTGTCCGGTGTACTGGATGCCGTGTTTTGAAGATGTTCGCAGGTTTGAAGTCAGCGAATACGCGACATATTACCGATTCCGACAGGGAGAAGTACTGCCCGAATTATCCGCTGGGTTGAGGAACTTTTTTGCGCATGTTTTTCGGCGAGAACTGTCCGGCCAACACGCATCCCTGGGCTGGCTCCAAGCACTTCTGGCACCCGAGGATCCGGAACTTGTCGCCCGAATGAATACCATGGACAGAAATATGTGGTGCACGGCGGGATTCTTGCACGCTGCGGGAATCTCAGTCGACGGGGAGGGGCAACTGCAACCCCTTCAGGAGACGGCCCATCCAGTTTTCAAGTTTGAGAAAATCCGCGTTATAGATCGCCAGAGCGGTCATATCCGTTGGGTCACCGACGAAGCAGCCGCGGATCGGTACATCTTTCGCGTGCTGAACAAAGAACGTTACGGCTATGCCATGACACAGGCCCTCAAGCGTTTGCTTCGGACAATTTCCTAG
- a CDS encoding DUF6655 family protein yields MAWLKEDANTDPPVWIRLSLWTAVCLAVAVVCACAVGCGTTKWTETRRTATEQLLISDSMDQAVGRLDFRALSGKKVYLDDTYLKDVVDANYLVSSLRQQLLAHGAILREKKEEADYVVEVRSGAVGTDMHSVLVGIPQVNLPPAVSAVGLPTALPEIPLIKKTQQSAVTKILLFAYNRRTGRPLWQSGAVLAKSDASDVWIFGTGPFQKGTIYQGTQFAGERLPIKLPDVPLIDLSTQREPVSLLEEAFYAEPLGELSQESSNTSQEQKGTSTPSRDSTGTQAGEVATKPSSSPPREPQVPSAPTLVMPSQGPAPQVASPMTPQIWPAFPPQ; encoded by the coding sequence ATGGCCTGGCTAAAGGAAGACGCAAACACTGATCCCCCAGTCTGGATTCGGCTCTCACTATGGACGGCCGTTTGCCTGGCGGTCGCAGTGGTTTGCGCGTGCGCCGTTGGCTGCGGGACAACAAAGTGGACGGAGACCCGCCGCACCGCGACAGAACAGCTTCTCATTTCCGACTCCATGGACCAGGCTGTTGGCAGGCTCGATTTCCGGGCCCTGTCCGGCAAGAAAGTTTATCTGGACGACACCTACTTGAAGGACGTCGTGGACGCCAATTACCTGGTCAGTTCACTCCGCCAGCAACTCCTGGCTCATGGGGCCATCCTGCGGGAAAAGAAAGAAGAGGCGGATTACGTGGTGGAAGTGCGTTCAGGGGCCGTCGGCACAGACATGCACAGCGTCCTTGTGGGCATTCCCCAGGTGAACCTCCCCCCTGCCGTAAGTGCAGTCGGTTTACCCACTGCGCTTCCTGAAATTCCGCTCATCAAGAAAACTCAGCAAAGCGCTGTCACAAAAATTCTGCTCTTTGCCTACAACCGCAGGACTGGTCGACCTCTCTGGCAATCGGGAGCCGTTCTCGCAAAGAGCGACGCAAGCGATGTCTGGATTTTCGGTACCGGACCGTTCCAGAAAGGGACGATTTATCAGGGCACGCAGTTTGCCGGAGAACGGTTACCCATCAAACTGCCGGATGTGCCGCTGATCGACCTCAGCACACAGCGCGAGCCCGTAAGTCTGCTGGAAGAAGCATTCTATGCCGAGCCTTTGGGAGAGTTGTCTCAAGAAAGTTCTAACACTTCCCAGGAGCAGAAAGGGACGTCAACCCCGAGCCGCGACTCCACGGGAACACAGGCGGGCGAAGTCGCGACAAAGCCCAGTTCATCTCCGCCCCGAGAACCCCAGGTTCCCTCCGCTCCCACCCTGGTCATGCCGTCTCAAGGCCCGGCACCCCAGGTGGCTTCCCCCATGACTCCCCAAATCTGGCCGGCATTCCCGCCCCAATAA
- the larE gene encoding ATP-dependent sacrificial sulfur transferase LarE, with translation MENSLSALSPTVAEKAQRLIELLKSFGSCVVAFSGGLDSTVVAKAAQVALGEKALAVTGVSPSLAARELDECRKLAELIGIRHIVIETEELSNPAYQRNLGDRCYHCKSELFGKLGDWAARFGMAVVVDGSNKDDHSDHRPGLKAAREKNVRSPLAECDFTKGEIRELAKYWGLPVWNKPASPCLSSRIAYGEEVTPERLMMIERAESFLREHGFATLRVRYHRGDLARIEVPLEDLPRLVESPLRQTLTQKFAEIGFKFVTVDLNGFRSGSLNNLLPAESLEILSRRTGDVFAAVETDE, from the coding sequence ATGGAAAATTCATTAAGCGCCCTTTCGCCGACGGTGGCTGAAAAAGCCCAGCGTTTGATCGAGCTGTTGAAAAGCTTCGGATCGTGTGTGGTTGCGTTCTCGGGCGGGCTGGACAGCACCGTGGTGGCCAAGGCCGCCCAGGTTGCCCTTGGTGAGAAGGCCCTGGCCGTGACGGGAGTGAGCCCCAGCCTGGCGGCCAGGGAACTGGACGAATGCCGAAAGCTGGCTGAGCTCATCGGCATTCGCCATATTGTGATTGAGACGGAAGAACTGTCCAACCCGGCCTATCAGCGCAATTTGGGTGATCGATGTTATCACTGTAAGAGCGAGTTATTCGGCAAATTGGGAGATTGGGCCGCGCGATTCGGAATGGCGGTGGTGGTCGATGGTTCGAATAAGGACGATCACAGTGACCACAGGCCAGGGCTAAAAGCGGCAAGGGAAAAGAATGTACGAAGCCCGCTCGCAGAGTGCGATTTCACAAAGGGGGAAATCCGCGAATTGGCGAAGTATTGGGGACTTCCGGTGTGGAACAAGCCGGCATCCCCCTGTCTGAGTAGCCGGATTGCTTATGGTGAGGAGGTGACGCCGGAACGGCTCATGATGATCGAGCGGGCGGAAAGTTTCCTGCGTGAGCACGGTTTTGCAACGTTGCGGGTGCGATACCACCGAGGTGATTTGGCACGAATTGAAGTGCCCCTCGAGGATCTGCCGCGTCTGGTGGAAAGCCCGCTACGGCAGACCTTGACCCAAAAATTCGCGGAGATTGGTTTCAAGTTCGTTACCGTCGATTTGAACGGTTTTCGCTCCGGAAGTCTGAATAACCTCTTGCCTGCGGAGAGCCTCGAAATTCTTTCGCGGAGAACGGGAGACGTGTTCGCCGCCGTCGAAACTGACGAATAG
- a CDS encoding exosortase/archaeosortase family protein gives MVEAASKTIESWRPWLLGILLAVVTWAYWNALSEAAISWRGEQYSHGVFMPLAAAALLWLRRLGGKADWRPRTRGELGRIIVAGSFVVIGGVTYLGGKVLGETAPPSDLARGIFSSGLMFLAAVFYSLGLILAVVFAAKTWLQVAAASATPQTFPASGDQRPSAVLTVSLREATSASPKDFPALEISEAWPGLLLLVTATGLRLAFTYFGLDVPAMATFALSCLGAVLAVMGTRAVKWCWPAALLLVFSFPLPFSVERALLVPLQGLAATAGTYLLQTMGLEAISEGAHFIKLGDLQLGVVEQCSGLRMATVFVALVVLYLLVAEIPRWQVPVLLLSAVPIALVVNIVRITLTGLLYVYAGREWGQRVFHDWAGFLMPFLAVLLLIALRALLDCLIVFEEETEIPLAQRSSRAVRQH, from the coding sequence ATGGTGGAAGCAGCATCAAAAACGATCGAAAGCTGGCGACCGTGGTTGCTTGGAATTCTCCTGGCTGTAGTGACCTGGGCCTACTGGAACGCATTATCCGAGGCTGCGATTTCCTGGCGTGGCGAGCAGTACTCGCATGGGGTGTTCATGCCACTCGCTGCCGCTGCTCTACTCTGGCTGCGGCGATTGGGCGGGAAGGCAGACTGGAGACCTAGGACACGTGGTGAGTTGGGACGCATCATCGTTGCCGGAAGCTTTGTCGTGATCGGGGGAGTGACGTATCTGGGCGGCAAAGTGCTGGGTGAAACGGCCCCGCCCAGTGACCTGGCGCGCGGGATTTTCAGCTCGGGCCTGATGTTCCTGGCTGCGGTTTTTTACAGCTTGGGGCTTATCCTGGCCGTGGTTTTTGCTGCAAAAACCTGGCTGCAAGTGGCAGCAGCATCCGCCACGCCGCAGACGTTCCCGGCGAGCGGGGACCAACGTCCTTCCGCGGTCCTGACTGTCTCACTCCGGGAGGCAACTTCAGCGTCACCTAAGGATTTTCCCGCTCTCGAAATCAGCGAGGCCTGGCCGGGGTTGTTGCTTCTCGTGACAGCGACAGGTCTCCGATTGGCGTTCACGTATTTTGGGCTCGACGTGCCGGCCATGGCTACGTTTGCTCTCAGTTGTCTCGGGGCCGTGCTGGCGGTGATGGGGACTCGCGCTGTGAAGTGGTGTTGGCCCGCGGCCCTCCTCCTCGTGTTCTCGTTCCCGTTACCGTTCAGCGTGGAACGAGCCCTCCTGGTACCTCTTCAAGGCTTGGCGGCAACGGCCGGCACCTATCTTCTCCAAACGATGGGGCTCGAAGCCATCAGCGAGGGAGCCCATTTCATCAAGCTGGGGGACCTTCAGTTGGGAGTTGTGGAACAATGTAGCGGGCTTCGCATGGCCACGGTGTTTGTGGCTTTGGTGGTGCTTTATCTGCTTGTCGCAGAGATTCCGCGATGGCAGGTTCCTGTACTGCTTCTCAGTGCCGTGCCCATCGCGCTGGTTGTCAATATCGTGAGAATCACGCTCACAGGCCTTTTGTATGTTTATGCCGGTCGGGAGTGGGGACAACGCGTGTTTCATGATTGGGCCGGGTTCTTAATGCCCTTCTTGGCGGTTCTCTTGCTTATTGCGCTGCGCGCCCTTTTGGACTGCCTGATCGTATTTGAGGAAGAAACCGAGATACCGCTGGCTCAACGGTCCAGCAGGGCGGTCCGGCAACATTAA